The following DNA comes from Gambusia affinis linkage group LG21, SWU_Gaff_1.0, whole genome shotgun sequence.
TTTGTCCAAAAGAGACACAATAACAGCAGCTCTTCCCTCCAACAATCCAGTTCAGATCCGGACCCTCCTTGTTCTGGTCGTGTTCAACACAAAGGGAAAATGTTACTACTGGATGTGAAGTCCACCTGAACAAAGACCCAGTGTTCTCAGCCGATACAAACACAGCTGACCTTCACTGGTTACATCTCAGAAACGCTGCAGGAACTCCTGCAGCCTCCAGACGCTTTGGACTGCAAAGGTCCCACATTCAACTCTCAGTGTCAAGAAGACTGTCGGACATTTTGCTCTGCTCTCTCATCTGGAGCCACAGCAGGAACAAAGACGGGACAAACAGCAGCCTGAAAGTCTTCAACATGGCCTTGTTGTGTCTGACCCGTTAGTCCCTGGTTAGCTGGAGGTGAAGCTCCTCCCACCTCTCTGGACGGCCTCAGAGACAACCAGTGGTTCAGTGTGTGTGGGTTTGACAGTGTGCAGGTTACTGGATATGCTTGTGTGTTTCAGATGAACTGCACcttgtttaaattttacaaaacacttcAAGAAGCTCCTGAACAGCCTCTCCATTTCAGAAGCCATGAGGAGAAGATTCAGCAACACATCCAACATGTTCAATTagacagaggaagaagagagagagtTAGCAGGAGAGATATTAGAGATCCTGTAGAGGGACAGACAGCTGGACATAATGGACAAGCTGCAGGAATGAAAACAACCGTCCAGAAAGAAGACAAAGATCAGACATGAGGAATGTGGTGTGTTGGAGAGTTCCTGGAAGAGTCACTGGTCTCCTTACCGGCTCGATAGACGAAGTGGGCCTCAGCTTCAGAGGACGATGGCGACAGCAGCTCGTCATCGAACTCGTTGGAGCTGAAGGAGCCAGAGTGGTTCCTCTTGCGAGCGTCCATGACAGCGTTGGCCACCATGACGTGCCGCAGAGAGTCGTTCAGGTAGCGGTGCAGCAGGCTGCTCTTGTACTTGGGTGGAGACACGTAGTCCTCGGCCTCCACGGCAGAACGCAGCCCTGGGTCCATGCCGATGGCCACGCCCACCATGGGGGAGCCCTCCTTCTTGATGACGCTCTGGTACAAGGGCTTGGTGAGATCCTCAGGACCGCTCTGTGTCCTCTGAGGGTTGTCTCCATCTGCAACATCAGGACATGCTCACATGACTGTTCTGTTGGTGGAGGTCAGGAAGTCTTCTCCACAACAAGAACCATCTCTTAAAACGTTAGAACAAAGTTATGTTGCCATGGTGATCTGTAGTATAAGATATACATCACTTTTATTCAGGCTCTTGTCCCGATTCCTAACTGGGATCAGTTAACAACATAGAACAGTGTAAATGAAACTCAACTCTCCACAGCCGATAAGGAAAACTGTCTGAATTGATCTCTGTTGGTTTGTCTCTCAGGTCTGTTCTTCATTCTACTGACAATGAAAACCTGAAGGGAATCTCGTCTTCAAGTCTCTCTctcaacataaaacaagaacTCTCTATGGATAAAGAACATCTGTTGTTGGTCACATTGATGCAGAAATAGCAAAGACTGCAGCATAAGACCTGTAAATACATATGGTGATGTAAACCAGTGGCACTGACTGGTTCCAGTCTCTCCATTTCCATCTGGGTTGCTGCATTTATGTCCCATCAGTTTTTTTGTGCTCATAAAGTCACTAAAAACTATCAGTGGAAGTGCAAACTGTAATGACTCATTTCCTCCATCAGATGTTGGACTCCAGGTTCAGTTCTTGTCTCGGTTCTGTTCTCCCAGTCTGAAGGAAAACGGTTATTTGGAGCTAATCTTTAAtccaaacagcagaaccaggagacTTCAGCCTGCTGCTCCTGCCCACATGTTGGCATCGCCTCCAGAACAAAAAGCCCAGTTCAGACTTCAGACCCAGAACCAAAACGTAATGAATGCTGGTTCTATCTCAACCTTCGTCCCCTGCAGCATTAAATccttcccagaatgctttgcagcTGAGGAGACTGAATTAAAGCCCAGCTTCCCACCTGATGaaagaaacaggaggaagaTAAAACTCTGATGAAAACCCAGAGATTCTCTGGCAGCAGGAGAATCAGAGACTCTTCACTTCAGATTCTGTCGCTGCCAGGACTGCAGTTCTGTCATTTGGCCGGGTTAGATGTCTGGTTCAGCCTGGTCCAAATTAAGATGAGCGCTTCCAATAATCAGAACCACATGGTTCTTCCAGCATCTCCTCTGTCACCAAACAATCTGACCTTTTGATTTaatccaataaaaatatcaaactgttCTCCTGATCAGAACATCACGTCTGCTCTGGACTCCaagcagaaaacatgttttactttagcctggatttgctgctgcagctccagaaccagctggaCCGTTTCAGGTCAGTAAGTGGAATGAAGACACGGTCAGCGGGGTCAGATCTGCTCCCAGAAATAGTCTTTGGAACAAAAGCACAGGCTTCAGAACATAATGGAGGGCCTTTCAGCACACGGGCCAGCAGTGGGAGCGGGCTGCGGATcgctccagaaccagaatatGACAGGGAGACGAGTCAGGGAGATATACGGAGCCTCTGGTGGTGCAGCGGCCTGCGgcacacacaacacaaacaccagGCACACATTCCTCTGGGAGCCACACGCTCAGCTTCTCCTCCTCACACACTGAGGGAGAGATTACTGACACCACAGCGCTCTGAACTTTCTGCTCATTCACTGCAGGAAGACTGAACTTTGACTTTCTAACGCTTCCTCACCAAAACGGGCTGGACCTTCCCAGGAGAGCCAGCGTGTGTTTGCACATATTTCAGCTCTGCTGACTGACAGAAGGAGAACATACAGTGTTCCGGTTCTGAGCTCAGAAGATCATATCCAAGTGTTTGTGCAGTTTGGACAGTTTGTCCTCAGAGCAGCAGGTGAGGCGTACCTTGGGAGCAGCTGTCGTCGCTGCTGACGCTCAGCCTCTCGGCGTTGCCCTGAACGTATTTGTTGTAGAGTTTGATCCGCAGCGCCCAGCTCAGGTCCGGCTGCCTCACCGTGTTCTTCAGGCGTCTCCTGGCGTTGGCGAACCAGTTGGACACCTGAGGGGGACAAAGCAGGAAGGGGACACACACGGCAAACAGGAAGACGTGTTAATGTCTAGAGTCCACACTCGTTTTGCAGGAAAACTGAAGCCTCTCAGCTTTTTACTGCGTATAAAGAATCGGCTGACAGCCAGTGAACGCATCCTTTCATGATCTAATGCTCTGACTGAGACACACGTCCCCATCTTGCTTACTCTGGACACGTCCAGCCTCCCtccaataaaacagtttttccatCTCTGTCTTTAAGATCCAACTAAAAAAGACACTTGAGCCGCTGCTCTTCCTTCCACTGGGAGTGGAGACCATTAGATGTTCTACTGGAATAACTTTTCATGCTCAGTAGATTTCAAGCTGCTTGTGAACGGCCGGGGACGGCGGCCTCATGCTGGACTACTTAGTTTTCACATTCTCTCCTTCAGGATCACATTTCTCATTAACTAGGACCGTCCCACTGTCTTCAGTCTGCAGCCCAGCAGGACTGGGAGGGGAAGGGACGGTGTCCTCATGAGGACGGGAGGTCCCAGAGGAGACAGCATGTTACCACGGAGATGGAGTTCAGGGACCATGGAGACGGCACCGGATCATGGGCTCCATCTCACAACATTGACATGGAACAAAGCTAACGGCTACGCTACAACATGACAGATTTAGCTGCTGTTTAACACCTGCTGCCAGGTCGGCTTCTCCAgggaaaaacacacaggaagtgatgcgttCAACGCCACTGGCAGCCTTAACGGCGCTCTGTCTGGACTAAACAGTGGAAGAACTGGGCTGTCCTCAGCAGCAATCAGTGGAAAGACAGAAAGACGTCATGGTCACATCTGAGTTTCTGTTCACACTTTGGGACAAAACGATCACTTGTTCAgtccaaacatattttaaaagactGAGAGGTTAAAGATTTAGAAATATCTGTTTTCATATTCCTAATTgataaaaaacaagattttttttatccttcagaaactgaaaatagagaaaatagagaaaataaagaaccagGTTCTTCAAAGGagaacaggaacaaaaacagatttttggtgtttgaagaaaactttagatattttacagaacaaagttaaaatatttagatcaaGAACTGATTTGCATCAAaccatttttccaaaataaatatttctttaaatgatcACTTCAATAaaattggaaattattttatgactgattgtaaatcagaaaataaaaaaataaatcaataaataatcaaataataatgatttttctacaatacatttgaattttgttgtttatagttttcttcttttaatgcatttaaaacttttacctaaatatgattaaatagatTTTCCTTGAGAGAAAATCTAGTTTATTCATTTCTAGATgaatttatcaatatttaatattgtatttaaatatttatctcattTGATGTCAGGTTGTTGCACTTTTGACCCTCCTGCccattttcaacaaattctccacctttaacctttgaccccacTAATGATATttacactcaaacacacacgtGTGTGAGGtttgtcagtgtgtgtttgggtcACAGCGTCCAACATCAAGAGCTCCCAGAAACCAGAAGCAGAGAAAGTACAGAGTGACCATGTGAGGAAAACACtgctctacacacacacacacacacccacacacgcacacgcacacccacacccacacacacccacacacacacacagctgcactCAGTGCTGGTTGTTCCTCTCAGCAGTCAGGTTGTCATAAGTTCAGATGTTCACTCTAAACTTGGAGCCATCAGCAGTTTCTAACAGTTCTGCTCTGAACATCTCACTGGTTTCTCCAGACACCATAAAgatcaaagcagcagaaatattcCTGACTCAAATCTTTATCAGAAATGACAGTTTTTCTCTGGAGCTCTTTAATGCATCAGAACAGGTTTACATGTTGAGACGTaggaatatttcagaaatatctaaagaaaatcatttgtgaataatttccAAACAGGTAAACATCAGACTCTCTGAGACATGAGATgaagctgagctgcagcttttggaagaaagaggaagaaacaatGAAAGCCTGAGATGCtcagcagagagaggagaagctgcaggaggATCTGGAAGGCAGAGGAAACAACACTTCACTTCTGCTCAGCTGCTGCTAAACATTCAGGAACAGTAAAAGCTGAACATCTAAACTCCAGCAGCCTGATCACTCTCCTGTCTATGTGACTTTTCTTTGTCTCCTACTGGAATCAGAGCAGAAGAAAGCGTCTCACCTGGACCAGAGTCATCTGCGAGCCGAGCGCCAGCAGGATTTTCTCCGTCTTGGTCGGGTACGGGTTGTCTCTGTGCTTGTAGAGCCACTGCTTGAGCGGCCGCGCCATGTCCTGCAGAGCCTGGCGCTTGTGTCGCACTTTGCTGCCGCTGGGACGACCCCTGTGCACCAGCAGGGACAGCATTTAGACGCAGGCAAACAACCGGACACACCACAGGGCTTCAGCATGCAGATGTCAGGAATGTCGACGGAGGAATCAGAGAAACGTCCTGAACCCACAGGAGGAACACCTGAACCTGCAGATGTCAGTATGGTGCTGCTCTCCACTTCTCCTTTAGCTCCCAAAACGGCTCCACTGGCTGCAGATGGAACCCATTTCAGTCGGACCTCAAAGCGGGCCcgaggttctggttctccaaATATTTTCCTTGTAATCTGGATCAGCCTGAACATCGTGGAGCGCATTtcactctgacctttgaccccagagCTCTGTTAGAGAACATTCTTTCACCTGATCCTGAATGTTTCTGCAGATTCCTTTTCCAGACAATGTCAGATCCATTCAGCTCTTCATGTGGTGAACCAGAACACAGAGCTAaaggtggatttatttattggaaacagATGTGGAGTTGGGGTAGCGGTTTGTTATGAATTTAATAGTTATCTTTTAGGCAAAAGTTCCACCTGTTTACTTCCACAAgacatctgtgtgtgtgcacaacACAGATCTACTATTTGTCCTCTCCAGCTGTACATGCGTCTGTCTGTCATATTTAATTTGCGTTCAGCTCCAGTCATCGGCTTCATAAAACAAGCATGGAGGATAAAGCTTCTGCCTCCTGTCAATCAGTGGATGATAAACTGGGGGTTGGAGGCACTGAAAGTGTTCATGGTGCTCCTGTTGGTGTCACCATGAACACTTTCAGAGTGACACTAACAGGAGCATGCTGAGCATCTGACAACTGAAAAACTTTCTGTTGACTACTGTGGAAAATTCACCACATTAAACCACAATGCGATCAATGTATACTGTTAATGACTGTTGAGTAGGAGGCAAGCTGTCGCCATCTAGTGGAGGGAGTTATGCCCAAATATGCATTATTTCGCATAAATTTATATTCATATGTGTATtcatatatgtatttttgttccCCTGCAAAGGACTggccacctgtccagggtgtgcCTCGTTTCTTGCTCACTGACcactggagataagcaccagcaGCCCTCATGACACCAAAGGGGATGAGAGTAGTGGACGGATTCTTTTGATGGATCTGTACCTAACTGAATTTAGCttgacaaaagagaaatgtattttgtataaaacagcaaaaaaataaaataaaatcagggcAGTGAGATAGAAAGTCTTGATGTGAGactttgttcagttttaaatgattcagttttaaaagcatttcatgtgattaataattctttaattatttaaatttaaatgaggctaaaaatacaataataataaaaaggttatGTGTAATTACAGCTTTAAGCAGTACATTTTGATTTGAGTGTTTatttgaaatagatttttttccttttcgaGGTCCACTCAGGactaatgttttcttcttccccaGATCAGCttaatcatattttacattttgaataatcagcttttttattggaatatttttatacattttacatgtCTTATTTGGACATGATAACAAAGGCTTCACTTCATTTATTACATACTTCAAGGAACAAATTTTCATTTACATTGTATTAGGTCAGctgtgaaaaatgcaaaattttcattgtaaataaataaaggtgttTTTATGAAGAGATGGTAATAGTTTGCATCCGTGGATTCATTGAATAATGAGTTAAgagattgattgattaattaattgaatAGTCTTTAGGTGAAGCTTTAAATTGTGTCTTTGGAACAAGGAGCTACAGAACAAGTACGAGCTTTTTGATTCTAAACTGAAATGTAATTACTAAATCAGCAGGAGTCGGGGAAGCAGTAACGGTTCATTATCTGATTTGTTAAATTGTTCTACATCACAaccccagaaaaaaaatatcttggaATTATAGAAAGCACCAATAAGCAGGAATCCGAATGGAGACGCTTTTAAATTTTGGAGCAAATGCGTATTTACgcacaacaacagaaaaacttccATCATGTTCATGAAttgatttatagtttttaatttaaaaactctgCTGTtggactttatatttatatgggTTTCAAATCTAAACCCATATCAGTTTTAAGTTTctagtttaaatgtttcatttgctgCGTTTATTTTCGCAAAACCCGAAGATTTAATCCCGGAGATCTGAGGAGAGTTTTCCCCCGTTTCTCACTCGGCTAACGAGTGACTAGCAGGTTGACCAGGCTGTCAGATATTCCCCCCCGTGGGTTCCTTCACCCACTAAAGCCGACCCACATCCACGCATGCTGAGCAGCAGCCTCTACCAGAACAGAGAGCCTCACATACCCGCTCCGCCTGTGTCTGGCCGCCTGGCTGTCTCTGATGGCCGGGCTGCTGCAGAGGAGATCTGGATGTTGGCCGTCGATGACCTCCAGGTAATTTCTGCTGCTCATTTCCACTTCCTTCGCCTTGTCCTCAAACAGGACCTGACTGCTCAGCTTGTTAAACACAACGGTGTTCATCTTTGGCCGCTCGGTCCGCAGATTTCTCTGCTGCGCTCGAATCCAAAAGGTTCGTGGAAGAAAACTGTCCCCGCGTCTCTCCTGCGGAAGAATAGATCACATTTAGTTTGAGGATCATATGAACTAAATCCTTCATCTAAACTCCTCCACATGCAGCAGCTTCAGAGTTAAAGGCGAGCGGAGCCGCGGCGCTCTGACTCCACTTCTGTGTCTCTTTGGAAACAATCACAACCTGTTTGCTTCATTCAGTCTCCTCCCGCTTCTAATGCGGAGAGGCTCTTCTTTCTGCGCACTTTCATTGCGCATTAATTAGCACAATCAGCTAAGAAATAAATCCGGGGTGAGTCGGTGCGGACAGCGGAACAGTTACTGGTTCTAGATCCACTTTCCTGCTGCGCTgtggggggaaaagaaaacccACGGAGAGACACGCAGACTGTGGATGGTGCAAATCTCATTTATTCTACAGGAAGAAATTCAGGTGAATTCTGTTAAAGCGACTCGAAACTAGTTTGAAGCAAATCAACCGACTTCCTGCTTCAGAAACGAcctgctctttctctctctgcagcttcATCGCTATTATCAGCTGATCTGTCTCGGACGCGGatccatcagcagcagcagcttcgtGGAAAACAGCTGGAATAGTTCGTTGACATCGACTAAAGTGATGCTGGCAGTCATGTGACTGATTCAAAGTTGGGTTGAAGCAGCTGGAGCTGCGCCTCCAGAACATCTGAACCTGTCCTTTCACTCAACAAGTCAGTGGATCTGTGGTAGTTACCTTCCCCGGCTCCCTCCTGCGTCTCTCGGCTGTGCTGAACAATAATCCCGCTCCCAGCCGCCCATGCCCCGCTCACATGTTCCCCGCCTGAGTTTCTGAGCTCCAACCACACGGACCGCCGTCTCCTCCTCTGGTTTTATCCGGCGGCCCGGGACTCTGAATATCTGCGCCTGCTCATGTTTCCTTGCACAGAGGCTGAGGCTGCGaacatcctgctgctgctttaggCCGGTTCAGGGGCAGCGGCCCccagagggaaggagagggaggcgGGCAGGAGTCTGAAAGGAGCAGGCTGTCTGAGCCACTGAGGATTAGAGATCCAATGGACAAACAATGTCTGTTTAGGAGCTGCCGCGCTGCTGATGATggagtttaatttattatgttaaaaagcttgaaaaatTTTTAGCTGCTAAAGATTCATGGTTTGATTTGATTGGCCGGGAAGCTGAAGGACAGAGCAACAGATAAAAATATCCATAAACAAAGTTGTCCATCTTCCTTTGGACCATCTCCATCTACCTAAAGCTGAAGTTAGCATCTCTGCTCTCTGCTACTTCAGTGAAATccagacaaataaaagaaacagttgGACTATAAATAGCCATGCCACAACTGATTACTCCTGTCACATTATGTGCCCATGACTCAGAGGTTCTGAGGTTCTCAGCTGTGGGTTCCTTTGGGGTTTATCCAGAGTAGTTAATCCAGGGATGTGACTAACCATCTGAAGCGTTTAGCCTCTgtgtaattattgtttatttgggcttattttcatttaaaagggGGAACTGACTTTTACTAAGAGTTTGTGCAAACATGCAATGATTGACCAGTCATGTAATGGGGTTAGTTAAGGTCAGGAAGGGTTTATTTGCCCATGTTTTCCACAATATTGTAGGTTGGCCTTCTGGCCTGAGGTGAACTTCTGTTACTCCTCTGACATTATTGCTGTTCTCCAAACCTGTGGCTCAGCAgaaacctgctgcagcttctctttAATCTTAATCCAGCCTCTCCAAAGCTTCAGCTTTCCCGCCCTCAGACTGCTGCCTGTCTGTCGCCCTCTGTGGTTGAATAAAACCATTCAACAGGTAGACCAACATTAATCATGATGTCTGAACTCAAAGGGATCGGTGACGGGGAGTCTGCAGGCGATCCTTATTCACAGCTCTGTTTCATCTCAGGCTGGACTTCAGGAATTACACTGGCATCTGCTTTCTTTGGTATCCATTCAATGGCTGCTGGGGTTGGACAAGTAATGAGTTTTGAGGCCTGGCACCAGAGTTCTGATGTCAGAGACAGTGGATATCTGCTGAAGAGCTTTGCAGAGACCCAAGATGCTCTGCAGCTTCACATATTGCAAGAGGAACTCTTTACCAAATCCTCTTCTGACGAATGACATTCTTCATTATGACACAATTCTTGCCTTTAGAAATAGAGGCAACAGCTTAAAAAGGCACAGATTTCCTCAGTTACTCTTCTATTCTCTGTACTTTCCCATCTGTTCACAGTCCAGCTTGGAGTTTAAGGACTTTTTTGGTTCTAGTAGCCTTTATTTCGCAGgaaattgacaggaaagaggaCTGTGcgagaggaggaagacatgggGCAAAATGTTCATCCTCATGAATATTACTCTCAGATtagtttttattgcaaatgatTTTATGCAGTTAATGATTTTCATAAGGCAAAAGCTGTCCAAACCACCCTGGCACtacagaaaaaagttatttcctTTACAGCGACAAGAACAGGAAACATCAAGTGTTTGTGATAACTTGTAATAACTCTATCATCAGCAGTGAAGAATTTTGGCCGACTCTTCTGTGCAGAAATGACGTCTTAACCATCATGAGGACAGCGATGTCGTCGTGGAAACATCGTCTGACATACAAGCATTCAGGAAGTGATGTTAGTTCAACCACATTCAAGAGTGGTTGGATGTGAACGGCTCCTTTCAGGTCACACTAGAGCCTCTGAATGATGGTTTATGTCTGACTTTCCTTCAGCTGATTTATTACAGTTCAGTTACAAactgtttcttgtttcttccatttggtttttatttcttttgttgtacatttCCAACTTCCATATCATGGTGTTGACAGTTTTCTGTCCTGATCTTtagtctttgtgtgttttcagttttacaagcTGACTAGGAACAACCAACATGTTCTTGGTTCAAATCCGTTCTGTAGTCGTGATTTCAGATCTTTTGAGTTGACAGATTCTCGTGGGGATCATCAGTCTTTATTCATCACTGAGTGATTCCATCATTTctttctgctgtattttatctgattggttgttttgtccATAATTCATCCTGATGACAAACAGAAGCTGAGCTATTGGACCACATTAAGTAGGACAATGTGATGTCATATGTTGCTATTTCTACCTCGGGGTGTTTAGCAGACATTGGACAGAGTGATGAATCAGAACCTAGAACATTATAACAGAACCAGCTTCTCCAGAGTTGATGTACCCTGAAGGTCGAGCTAACTGCTTTGTTTCCAGGTAAACACCACTTTTTAGCTCCACATGGTGGAGTCACTTTGTTCAGagtagaaaaatcttttttttttctgacaacaCTTCAAATATCAGTAACCATCCATCTTGTTCTATTGATTCtgtgatttttctctctgagtTTCTGTCTTCACCAGGTTGTGTTGTTTCATGTGAACTTCCATCTTCACATGAAACCAGCGATCTCAGCCACTCTTCCCTCATCATGCTCTTCCAGTGACCCCTgcaagcagctgctgctgcttagaCTTCAAAGAGCGATGAAGATCTCCAGCCAcatattttctatgttttacTAATTTTCTGTTCTTGCATGCAGCAGATATTGATGAAAATCCCTTTAGACTTTGTGGCAGCGACTGAGGCGGAGAGCCCAGCATCTCAGAGCTCAGTGGGTCCAGGGCAGCAGAGGAGGATCAGAGGAGGATCGATGACTGAAGCCAACAGTTTGCTATGGAGGGGCTGCAGAGCCCGACCCAGACAGTTTCTaataaacagaaccagaagacgAGCCCAGATCAGCAGCAATGATAACCACTCACACATCCCAAGAAATATAATGTCTGCAAGCTggaagaacagaaacagatgGGATTAGTGAAGGAATCTGCAACAGGAACAAAAGGAACAAGTTTGAGAAAAAAGCTGAGCAACTTCTCTGTTGTTCTCCAACTCACTGggattgttttataaaatagatTTGACAGTTTCTAATAAACGTTCAAACTAAACATGGAATCAGTGGGAGGAAGCTGTGGAAGTGCAACACACTGCTGTTCTACAGATAGTTCTTCTCCACTGAAGCTGACAAAATGACATTGATGATCTATTACTATTGAATGCTATTTAGAGAGTGTTTGTACAGACTCAGTGTGTTCAACAGAACCAAAGTGTTTCCTTGCATTTATCTAAACGCTGCATTGATTCATATAAGAACACATGGATATAAACTACAGCAGCAGACTGAGCTCCCAGAAGCAGATGTGGCTGTTTAAATATTGTGGTCTCCTCTGAATCACTTAACAAAAGCTccaaagtgtttcacttttaaaacacatttggcaAAAGAAGCATCaaaaacaatctttattttGATCATCATAGATTCCAGACTGTAGGAGAGCAAGAGAAGGTTTGTTTGGATGAACTTGTGATGATGTCATTGATAGAAACAAGAAGCTCAAGAT
Coding sequences within:
- the LOC122824145 gene encoding uncharacterized protein LOC122824145 isoform X2, which codes for MENVAIFQEYKALQALIGLLTDQPEQVLINVVGALGQFAQIQANKSAICNGGGIRALINLLNGTNQALLVNVAKTVGACATERDNVAIIDQLDGVRLVWSLLKNPNAEVQASAAWAICPCIENAKDAGEMVLFLIGGLKLIIHLLKSPSNEVLTSICAVIAKLAKDKEILGVLSDRGVVPLLAKLSNTSDVRLRCHLAEAIGHCCMWGSNRACFGEHGAVGPLVQYLESNDNLLLLNTTMALYQLSKEPNNIITMHEEGVVEERRGDSFLPRTFWIRAQQRNLRTERPKMNTVVFNKLSSQVLFEDKAKEVEMSSRNYLEVIDGQHPDLLCSSPAIRDSQAARHRRSGGRPSGSKVRHKRQALQDMARPLKQWLYKHRDNPYPTKTEKILLALGSQMTLVQVSNWFANARRRLKNTVRQPDLSWALRIKLYNKYVQGNAERLSVSSDDSCSQDGDNPQRTQSGPEDLTKPLYQSVIKKEGSPMVGVAIGMDPGLRSAVEAEDYVSPPKYKSSLLHRYLNDSLRHVMVANAVMDARKRNHSGSFSSNEFDDELLSPSSSEAEAHFVYRAVFSQPVLWIFHLDARNQQISQLFPFGAP
- the LOC122824145 gene encoding uncharacterized protein LOC122824145 isoform X1 — encoded protein: MENVAIFQEYKALQALIGLLTDQPEQVLINVVGALGQFAQIQANKSAICNGGGIRALINLLNGTNQALLVNVAKTVGACATERDNVAIIDQLDGVRLVWSLLKNPNAEVQASAAWAICPCIENAKDAGEMVLFLIGGLKLIIHLLKSPSNEVLTSICAVIAKLAKDKEILGVLSDRGVVPLLAKLSNTSDVRLRCHLAEAIGHCCMWGSNRACFGEHGAVGPLVQYLESNDNLLLLNTTMALYQLSKEPNNIITMHEEGVVEERRGDSFLPRTFWIRAQQRNLRTERPKMNTVVFNKLSSQVLFEDKAKEVEMSSRNYLEVIDGQHPDLLCSSPAIRDSQAARHRRSGGRPSGSKVRHKRQALQDMARPLKQWLYKHRDNPYPTKTEKILLALGSQMTLVQVSNWFANARRRLKNTVRQPDLSWALRIKLYNKYVQGNAERLSVSSDDSCSQDGDNPQRTQSGPEDLTKPLYQSVIKKEGSPMVGVAIGMDPGLRSAVEAEDYVSPPKYKSSLLHRYLNDSLRHVMVANAVMDARKRNHSGSFSSNEFDDELLSPSSSEAEAHFVYRAAAGMVTLDQGGGFQNTSGHMEDRGWRPRERQ